The genomic interval CCCAAGTACGCGAAGTACACGAGCAACTGGACCAACCCGTACCTCTACACGCTCCCGCAGGCCGTCGGAAACCTGCAAGCCGGCACCCTGCTGCTGGCGAGTGTCGTGTCGGGCGACGACTACTACTACAAGGAGCACAAGGCAGCCGACCCGAACTGGACGCCCTCCAACGACGGCGACCGCAAGGACCTGGCCATCGCCCTGTACTCCAGCACCGATGAGGGCAGCACCTGGAAGGTCCTCAACGTCGTCGCCACCGGCGGCTGGCAGGGCGGCAGCGCGGGCGCGGTCGGCCAGAACATCGCGGCCGCCAACACGCACCAACAGGTGGACCCCCTCTGGGAGCCCTACCTGATGGTCCACAAGGGCCAACTCGTCTGCTACTACTCCGACGAGAACGACTACCTCGGCGTCGACCCGGCCACCGGCGCCCCGATACCGGACCCCGCGAACGCCACCGCAACCGACTCGCACGGCCAGATCCTCGCCCACAGGACGTGGGACGGCCGTAGCGCGGAGTGGAGTTCGCCAGTCGTCGACATCGCGGGACTGACCGACGACATGGGCGGCGGCAAGACGGAGATCGGGGGCGGGCGGCCGGGCATGACGAACGTCGCGCCCACGACGGACGGCAAGTGGCTGCTGACGTACGAGTACTGGGGCGGCGGAGCGAACGTCCGGTACGCGCTCGCCGCCGACCCGCTGAAGTTCCGCGGCGGCTCCTCGGGCGCGGTCACCTCCCTGCCGGTCGACACCGGGTCGCACCCGCTCGCCACCGGTGGCAGCCCGGTGATCATCAGGCTTCCCGACGGGCGCCTGGTCTACAACGCGGCGGGCAGCGGCAACGTGTGGGTCAACGACAGCGGAAGCAGCACCGGCGTGTGGAAGGAGTACCAGACCACCTCGCGGGCGGGCTACAGCCGCAACCTCCAGTACGTCGCCGGCACCGGCCGTATCGCCATCCTCAACAATCAGGACACCTCGACGATCGCCTTCGCCGAGGTCGACCTGGGCCGGACCCAGGGCACCTACTACCAGGTGGTGAACCGGAAGACCGGCCAGGTGATCGGTACCGGCGGAAGGACCAACGACGCCAACCTCGGCAACGGCGACGTGTCCGACGTCGTCCTGGAGAACGCGGGCGCGTCGGCAAACAAGGACACCCAGTCCTGGCACGTGGTCACCGAGCCGAACGGCGGCACGACCCTGCTGAACAGGTCGGGCGGCCGCGCGGCGGCCATCTGGACGGGGAACGCCACCGTCGGGCAGCGGATCGGCCAGTGGGTCGACAACAGCGCCGGCGGAAGCTGGAACCTCGTCAGAACGGCCGACGGCTACTACCGGTTCCAGGCGGTGAGGAACACGAGCGTGTACCTGACCGGCGCGTCCGCGGGTGGCCCCCTGACCCTCCAGAACGCCGTCGCGGACGGTTCGCAGGAGTGGCGGCTCGTCCAGGTCGGCGGCTGAGAGACGGAGACCGGCGGCGCCTTGCGGCGCCGCCGGTGACGATCACCTCTCCTGTGAGTAGGGCGCCACGGTGATCCGGTCGATCAGCGGCGCGTACCGGGAGCGGAGCAGCACACCCGGGAAGGTGTCCGAGGCGTAGCTCGTGCCGCCGAA from Streptomyces sp. CC0208 carries:
- a CDS encoding RICIN domain-containing protein, with amino-acid sequence MQTRRLGQTLGTFAAATALATIPLSSAHAYNPTGGILYQLGSEPCLKGRGNCAVYPKSAQLPSGRLVASFEKATVVPQSSSADGETLPVYKSDDRGTSWQPLSEVKAPAYLSTDPKYAKYTSNWTNPYLYTLPQAVGNLQAGTLLLASVVSGDDYYYKEHKAADPNWTPSNDGDRKDLAIALYSSTDEGSTWKVLNVVATGGWQGGSAGAVGQNIAAANTHQQVDPLWEPYLMVHKGQLVCYYSDENDYLGVDPATGAPIPDPANATATDSHGQILAHRTWDGRSAEWSSPVVDIAGLTDDMGGGKTEIGGGRPGMTNVAPTTDGKWLLTYEYWGGGANVRYALAADPLKFRGGSSGAVTSLPVDTGSHPLATGGSPVIIRLPDGRLVYNAAGSGNVWVNDSGSSTGVWKEYQTTSRAGYSRNLQYVAGTGRIAILNNQDTSTIAFAEVDLGRTQGTYYQVVNRKTGQVIGTGGRTNDANLGNGDVSDVVLENAGASANKDTQSWHVVTEPNGGTTLLNRSGGRAAAIWTGNATVGQRIGQWVDNSAGGSWNLVRTADGYYRFQAVRNTSVYLTGASAGGPLTLQNAVADGSQEWRLVQVGG